The genomic segment CGCGAGCATCAGCCCGCCCTCCCATCGCGGCAGGCTGAGGTCGTTGAGCAGCACGGGAAGCAGCAACAGCGTGAACAGGGCCATCACCGGGATGGCCTTCATGATCGCCCGTTCCTCGATCAGGACCGGCTGGGCCATTGCGACCAGGCCGGCTGTTAGCAGCAGGTTGAACAGGACCGAGGCGACGACGAGGCCGAGCGCCGCATTCACCCGGCCGCGCCGCGCGACCACCCCGGTCGCGACGCAGGTCGGGAGCGTCGTGCCGAACGCGGCGATCGTCGTTCCGAGCTGGAGTGAGCTGAACTTGAGGTGAACCGCGGTGGCGAGGGCTTCCTCCGCCGCGAGCAGCGCCCCGCCCACGAGCGCCGCCGCTCCGGCCAGCGCGAACAGAACGGCCAACCACACCGGTACGCGTTCCGGTACCCACGCCGCGAATTCGGCCTTCACGTCTTCCGACTCGCGCCGCGCTACGCGAATGAGCAGTACCAGCGCGACCGCACACGCGGCCAGCAAGAAGCCGGCATCGACACGTGATAGAGGCGAGATGCGGGCGAGGAACCAGAACAGGAGCGTCGCGCCGAACGCGAGCGGGATCGCCGTATAGAACACGCGCGCCGTCGCCCGGACCGGACGCACGAGTGCCGCGACCGCGAGGGCGAACCCGATGTTCGCGACGTTCCCCCCCACGATGTTGCCGACCGCCAACCGCGGCATCGATTGGGGGACCGGGCGCAACAGCACGGCGAGGTCGAACGCCAACCCCGCTAGACACGGACCGAGGCCGATCGCGACGGCCCCCACCGCGAACGGGCTCCGCCCCGCGCGCCGGTC from the Frigoriglobus tundricola genome contains:
- a CDS encoding sodium:calcium antiporter, producing MRLILRGYLVEHVGLFVVGLALLAAGAPLLVFGAARLDRRAGRSPFAVGAVAIGLGPCLAGLAFDLAVLLRPVPQSMPRLAVGNIVGGNVANIGFALAVAALVRPVRATARVFYTAIPLAFGATLLFWFLARISPLSRVDAGFLLAACAVALVLLIRVARRESEDVKAEFAAWVPERVPVWLAVLFALAGAAALVGGALLAAEEALATAVHLKFSSLQLGTTIAAFGTTLPTCVATGVVARRGRVNAALGLVVASVLFNLLLTAGLVAMAQPVLIEERAIMKAIPVMALFTLLLLPVLLNDLSLPRWEGGLMLAAYAGFVIWQVLAGR